The proteins below are encoded in one region of Terriglobales bacterium:
- a CDS encoding DNA-directed RNA polymerase subunit alpha produces the protein MLWKGFQKPKRLAADVETLTDRYGRFTAQPFERGFGTTIGNALRRVLLSSIEGAAVTAVKIEGVLHEFQSIPGVVEDATDIILNIKQVPFKLSGDGPKAIYLRAEKPGVVTSGMIEADGDVEVLDKTVYIATVSEGGRLDMEMRLKRGRGYVSADKNFDEDLGLGFIPIDSVHSPVRKCNYTVDAARLGQITDYDKLTLEVWTNGSVSPADAIGLSAKLLKDHMSIFINFEEEIEAETAADDHRPVIRNENLNRSVEELELSVRSYNCLKNANIQTIGELVQKTEAEMLKTKNFGRKSLNEIKEILGTMGLGLGMKIDEQGNAVVSGEANRH, from the coding sequence ATGCTTTGGAAAGGTTTTCAGAAACCCAAGCGCCTTGCGGCCGATGTTGAGACCCTGACCGACCGCTATGGACGCTTCACTGCCCAGCCGTTCGAGCGTGGCTTCGGCACCACCATCGGCAACGCCCTGCGGCGCGTGCTGCTCTCTTCTATCGAGGGCGCGGCCGTGACCGCTGTCAAGATCGAGGGCGTGTTGCACGAGTTCCAGTCCATCCCCGGCGTCGTCGAGGATGCCACCGACATCATCCTCAACATCAAGCAGGTGCCGTTCAAGCTCAGCGGCGACGGCCCCAAGGCCATCTACCTGCGCGCCGAAAAGCCCGGCGTCGTCACCAGCGGCATGATCGAGGCCGATGGCGACGTCGAGGTCTTGGACAAGACCGTCTACATCGCCACCGTGAGCGAGGGCGGGCGCCTGGACATGGAAATGCGCCTCAAGCGCGGCCGCGGTTACGTCTCCGCCGACAAGAATTTCGACGAGGACCTGGGACTGGGATTCATCCCCATCGACTCCGTCCACTCACCCGTGCGCAAGTGCAACTACACGGTGGATGCCGCGCGCCTCGGCCAGATCACCGATTACGACAAGCTCACCCTCGAGGTCTGGACCAACGGCTCGGTTTCGCCCGCCGATGCCATCGGCCTCTCCGCCAAGCTGCTCAAGGACCACATGAGCATCTTCATCAACTTCGAGGAGGAGATCGAAGCGGAGACCGCCGCCGATGACCACCGGCCCGTCATCCGCAACGAGAACCTTAACCGCTCGGTCGAGGAACTGGAGCTCTCCGTGCGCAGCTACAACTGCCTCAAGAACGCCAACATCCAGACCATCGGCGAGCTGGTGCAGAAGACCGAAGCCGAGATGCTCAAGACCAAGAACTTTGGCCGCAAGTCGCTCAACGAGATCAAGGAGATCCTGGGCACCATGGGCCTGGGTCTGGGCATGAAGATCGACGAGCAGGGCAACGCCGTCGTCAGCGGCGAAGCCAATCGCCATTAG
- the rpsM gene encoding 30S ribosomal protein S13, producing MARIAGVDLPRNKHVDIALTYIYGIGNSRSRRILDAARVDAMKKVQDLQEDEVNRIRQVIESEGGVEGDLRKDIAMHIKRLIEIGSYRGSRHRKGLPVRGQRTHTNARTRKGPRRATVAAKKKATAKT from the coding sequence ATGGCACGCATTGCTGGCGTCGATTTACCGCGCAACAAGCACGTGGACATTGCGCTGACCTACATCTATGGCATCGGAAATTCGCGCTCGCGCCGCATCCTGGACGCGGCCCGCGTGGACGCCATGAAGAAGGTCCAGGATCTTCAGGAGGATGAGGTCAACCGCATCCGCCAGGTCATTGAGAGCGAGGGAGGGGTCGAGGGCGACCTGCGCAAGGACATCGCCATGCACATCAAGCGCCTCATCGAAATCGGCTCCTATCGCGGATCGCGTCACCGCAAGGGCCTTCCCGTGCGCGGACAGCGCACCCACACCAATGCGCGCACCCGCAAGGGTCCGCGCCGCGCCACTGTGGCCGCGAAAAAGAAAGCGACGGCGAAGACATAA
- a CDS encoding MerC family mercury resistance protein, with the protein MARVELIYDRDCPNIGEARAELLRAFERAGASPRWEEWERSAAESPSYVRQFGSPTVLVDGKDVAPMEEVAGEGCCRLYGEDSGTLRAPSAEQIAVKLRAVTEPVRKNIGWGSGAVVLPGAGVALLPKLACPACWPAYAAVVSSLGLGFLLQNSYLLVITTGFLLLALGALWWRAKERRGYGPLVLGVMASAVILLGKFKLESQPIWWAGAALLVAACAWNGWPRRGCPACAVPEQI; encoded by the coding sequence ATGGCGCGAGTCGAGCTGATCTACGACCGGGATTGTCCCAACATCGGTGAAGCGCGTGCCGAGCTGCTGCGGGCTTTCGAGCGGGCGGGAGCTTCTCCGCGGTGGGAGGAGTGGGAACGTTCGGCGGCAGAAAGCCCGAGCTACGTGCGGCAGTTCGGTTCTCCGACGGTGCTGGTAGACGGCAAAGACGTAGCGCCCATGGAAGAGGTTGCGGGCGAGGGCTGCTGCCGCCTGTATGGGGAAGATTCAGGAACACTGCGTGCTCCTTCGGCGGAGCAGATAGCGGTGAAGCTGCGGGCGGTGACGGAACCGGTGCGGAAGAACATCGGCTGGGGAAGCGGCGCCGTCGTGTTGCCGGGAGCCGGGGTAGCGCTGCTACCCAAGCTGGCTTGTCCGGCGTGCTGGCCGGCGTATGCAGCGGTGGTGAGTTCACTTGGACTCGGCTTCCTCCTGCAGAACAGCTATTTGCTGGTCATCACGACGGGTTTTCTGCTTCTGGCACTTGGGGCTCTGTGGTGGCGGGCCAAGGAAAGACGAGGCTACGGACCTCTGGTGCTAGGTGTGATGGCATCCGCCGTAATCCTGTTAGGGAAGTTCAAGCTGGAATCGCAGCCCATTTGGTGGGCGGGAGCCGCGTTGCTGGTTGCCGCCTGCGCATGGAATGGATGGCCGCGCCGGGGGTGTCCGGCATGTGCCGTTCCTGAGCAAATCTGA
- a CDS encoding heavy metal-responsive transcriptional regulator produces the protein MNRKRKGMMIGQLARAAGVNVETVRFYERKGLMPRPPRRPSGYREYPGDAARRIRFIQRGKELGFSLREIAELLRLRVDPGRSCAEVKAQAEAKLADIDTKLRELRHMKGALEKLAAECRGRGPTSQCPLLDALEAVERKRK, from the coding sequence ATGAACAGGAAGAGAAAAGGCATGATGATCGGGCAACTGGCGCGTGCGGCGGGCGTGAACGTGGAGACGGTGCGTTTCTATGAGCGGAAGGGCCTGATGCCAAGACCACCGAGGCGGCCTTCCGGATATCGCGAGTACCCGGGCGACGCGGCCCGGCGCATCCGGTTCATCCAGCGGGGTAAGGAGCTGGGGTTCTCGCTGCGGGAGATTGCCGAGCTGCTGCGGCTGCGGGTGGACCCAGGGCGAAGCTGTGCCGAGGTGAAGGCGCAGGCGGAGGCGAAGCTGGCCGACATCGATACGAAGCTGCGCGAATTGCGCCACATGAAAGGGGCTCTGGAGAAACTGGCGGCGGAATGCAGGGGCCGGGGCCCGACCAGCCAGTGTCCTCTGCTGGATGCACTGGAGGCGGTGGAGAGGAAGAGGAAGTGA
- the guaB gene encoding IMP dehydrogenase, whose protein sequence is MIHFPVPEALTFDDVLLLPARSEVVPAKADTRTRLTRNVTLNIPLISAAMDTVTDSRLAIALAQQGGMGVIHRNSSIEEQAGEVDKVKRSESGMIVDPITIPPDARISEALELMRRYKISGVPVTKNKKLVGILTNRDLRFETRTDIPVSKVMTKEKLITVPVGTTLEEAENILHEHRVEKLLVVDKNEVLKGLITVKDIQKKLKYPNSSKDAQGRLRVGGAVGATGDFLERAQELVKVKVDVLVVDSAHGHSSRVMDAVKTLKSKLPDVDVIAGNVGTFDGACELAKCGADALKIGIGPGSICTTRIVTGAGVPQITAIAECWRAVKDADIPLIADGGVKFSGDITKALAAGASVVMIGSLFAGTDESPGETILYQGRSFKSYRGMGSLAAMGAGSAERYAQPSEGDASPAFEIEEGDGNRLAKYVPEGIEGRVPYKGPLAAMVHQLVGGLRSGMGYCGCASIAELQQTARFVRISGAGLRESHVHDVIITKEAPNYRLE, encoded by the coding sequence ATGATTCACTTCCCTGTCCCCGAGGCCCTCACCTTCGACGACGTGTTGCTCTTGCCGGCGCGCTCTGAAGTAGTCCCGGCCAAGGCCGATACGCGCACCCGGCTCACCCGCAACGTCACCCTGAACATCCCGCTGATCAGCGCCGCCATGGACACGGTGACGGATTCGCGCCTGGCCATCGCGCTGGCCCAACAGGGCGGCATGGGAGTGATCCACCGCAATTCCTCCATCGAAGAGCAGGCCGGCGAAGTGGACAAGGTGAAGCGCTCGGAGAGCGGCATGATCGTGGATCCCATCACCATCCCGCCCGACGCCAGGATCTCCGAGGCCCTGGAGCTGATGCGCCGCTACAAGATCTCCGGCGTGCCGGTCACCAAGAACAAGAAGCTGGTGGGCATCCTTACCAATCGCGACCTCCGTTTCGAGACCCGCACCGATATCCCGGTCAGCAAGGTGATGACCAAGGAAAAGCTCATCACCGTGCCCGTGGGCACTACACTCGAGGAAGCCGAGAACATCCTGCACGAGCACCGCGTCGAAAAGCTGCTGGTGGTAGACAAGAATGAAGTGCTCAAAGGCCTGATCACCGTCAAGGACATCCAGAAGAAGCTCAAGTATCCCAACTCTTCGAAGGACGCGCAGGGCCGCCTGCGCGTGGGCGGTGCGGTGGGCGCCACCGGCGACTTCCTGGAGCGCGCCCAGGAACTGGTGAAGGTGAAAGTCGACGTGCTGGTGGTGGATTCGGCGCACGGCCACTCTTCGCGCGTGATGGATGCCGTGAAGACGCTGAAGTCGAAGCTGCCGGACGTGGACGTCATCGCCGGCAACGTGGGCACCTTCGACGGGGCCTGCGAGCTGGCCAAGTGCGGCGCCGACGCCTTGAAGATCGGCATCGGGCCGGGCTCCATCTGCACCACGCGCATCGTCACCGGCGCGGGAGTGCCGCAGATCACCGCCATAGCCGAATGCTGGCGGGCGGTGAAGGACGCCGATATCCCGCTGATCGCCGATGGCGGGGTGAAATTCTCCGGCGACATCACCAAGGCGCTGGCGGCCGGCGCCAGCGTGGTGATGATCGGGTCGCTGTTCGCCGGCACCGACGAGAGTCCCGGCGAAACCATTCTCTACCAGGGCCGTTCGTTCAAGTCGTACCGCGGCATGGGATCGTTAGCCGCCATGGGCGCGGGCTCAGCAGAACGCTATGCCCAACCCAGCGAGGGTGACGCCTCGCCGGCCTTCGAGATCGAAGAAGGCGATGGCAACCGCCTGGCCAAGTATGTTCCCGAAGGCATCGAGGGCCGGGTGCCCTACAAGGGCCCGTTGGCCGCCATGGTCCATCAACTGGTGGGCGGATTGCGCTCCGGCATGGGCTACTGCGGCTGCGCGAGCATCGCCGAGCTGCAGCAGACGGCGCGCTTCGTGCGCATCTCCGGAGCCGGACTGCGGGAAAGCCACGTGCACGACGTCATCATCACCAAAGAGGCGCCCAACTATCGCCTCGAGTAA
- the secY gene encoding preprotein translocase subunit SecY → MFEKLANIFRIPDLRRRVLFTLALLAVYRLGAHIPTPGIDSAALQQFFEGKEGTIFGYLDLFSGGNLRRLTVFALGIMPYITASIILQLLTVVYEPLARLQKEGELGRRKITQWTRYLTVILGAAQSLGIALSLERGEQLVINPGPAFVLLTVLTLTTGTAFIMWLGEQITERGIGNGMSLLIFAGIVVGLPAAVADLLQKASTQAWGGFTVPAMVILLVIMVAVMAFIVFVERSERRIPVQYAKRVIGRKVMGGQSTHLPLRVNAGGVMPVIFASSIITFPQTIGLAFKDNPYIAPVLNALNWGEPLYNVLYAAGIIFFAYFYISIVFNPREVADNMRKYGGFVPGIRPGRWTENHINDILTRLTLVGAIYLIIISLIPEFLITGIHLHHLPGAWGAFFERLPNWVLNGLGLNFYFGGTSLLIVVGVAMDTVNQIESHLIMRHYDGFTPRSGRIRGRRAW, encoded by the coding sequence TTGTTTGAGAAGTTAGCCAACATCTTCCGCATCCCGGACCTGCGCCGCCGTGTGCTTTTCACTCTGGCGCTGCTGGCCGTCTATCGCCTGGGCGCGCACATCCCTACGCCCGGCATTGACTCCGCCGCGCTTCAGCAATTCTTCGAGGGCAAAGAGGGAACGATCTTCGGCTACCTCGACCTGTTCAGTGGCGGCAACCTGCGTCGGCTTACGGTGTTCGCTCTGGGCATCATGCCCTACATCACGGCCTCCATCATTCTGCAGTTGCTGACCGTGGTGTATGAGCCGCTGGCCCGCTTGCAGAAGGAAGGCGAGCTCGGGCGGCGGAAGATTACCCAATGGACTCGCTACCTCACCGTAATCCTGGGAGCGGCGCAGTCGCTCGGCATCGCGCTCTCGCTCGAGCGCGGCGAGCAACTGGTCATCAATCCCGGCCCTGCCTTTGTCCTCTTGACTGTGCTGACCCTTACCACCGGCACCGCTTTCATCATGTGGTTGGGTGAGCAGATCACGGAGCGCGGTATCGGCAACGGCATGTCGCTGCTTATTTTCGCCGGCATCGTGGTCGGCTTGCCCGCGGCCGTGGCCGACCTCCTGCAGAAGGCCAGCACTCAGGCCTGGGGTGGGTTCACCGTCCCCGCCATGGTCATCTTGCTGGTCATCATGGTGGCCGTCATGGCGTTCATCGTCTTCGTCGAGCGCAGTGAGCGGCGCATCCCCGTGCAATATGCCAAGCGAGTCATCGGACGCAAGGTCATGGGCGGCCAGTCCACCCACCTGCCGCTGCGCGTCAACGCCGGTGGCGTCATGCCCGTCATCTTCGCTTCCTCCATCATCACCTTCCCGCAGACCATCGGCCTCGCCTTCAAGGACAACCCGTACATCGCTCCGGTCCTGAACGCGTTGAACTGGGGCGAGCCGCTCTACAACGTGCTCTACGCCGCCGGCATCATCTTCTTTGCCTACTTCTATATTTCCATCGTGTTCAATCCCCGCGAGGTCGCCGACAACATGCGCAAGTACGGCGGCTTCGTACCCGGCATCCGCCCCGGCCGCTGGACCGAGAACCACATCAACGACATCCTCACCCGCCTCACTCTGGTGGGGGCCATTTATCTCATCATCATTTCGCTCATCCCGGAGTTCCTGATCACCGGTATTCACCTGCACCATCTGCCTGGCGCCTGGGGCGCGTTTTTCGAGCGTCTGCCCAACTGGGTGCTGAACGGACTGGGTCTGAATTTCTACTTCGGTGGGACCTCGCTGCTCATCGTCGTGGGCGTGGCCATGGATACGGTGAACCAGATCGAATCGCACCTCATCATGCGGCATTATGACGGTTTCACGCCGCGCAGCGGTCGCATCCGCGGCCGCAGGGCGTGGTAG
- the rplQ gene encoding 50S ribosomal protein L17, whose protein sequence is MRHRRGGWKLGRNTSHRRALLRNLVTSLIVEERIETTVPKAKAMRPHVERMITLGKRGDLAARRRAAAWLMTSESVRKLFDIAPRFGDRSGGYLRIIRSGWRQGDGGEKCFIELLGSEKLQQQKREKRAEARAKRAEATKKAMEEAEAQQAAEKGGDEKEKE, encoded by the coding sequence ATGCGTCATCGTAGAGGAGGCTGGAAGCTCGGCCGCAACACCAGTCACCGCCGCGCTTTGCTGCGCAACCTGGTGACCTCGCTCATCGTCGAGGAGCGCATCGAGACCACGGTGCCCAAGGCCAAGGCCATGCGCCCGCACGTCGAGCGTATGATCACCCTCGGCAAGCGGGGCGATCTGGCTGCGCGCCGCCGCGCCGCGGCCTGGCTCATGACCTCGGAGTCCGTCCGCAAACTGTTCGACATCGCTCCCCGTTTCGGCGATCGCTCCGGAGGCTACCTGCGCATCATCCGTTCCGGCTGGCGGCAGGGAGACGGTGGCGAGAAGTGCTTCATCGAGCTTCTGGGCAGCGAGAAGCTGCAGCAGCAGAAGCGCGAGAAGCGCGCCGAGGCCCGTGCCAAGCGCGCCGAAGCCACCAAGAAGGCCATGGAAGAAGCCGAAGCTCAGCAGGCCGCCGAAAAAGGCGGCGACGAAAAAGAAAAAGAATAA
- a CDS encoding VanZ family protein gives MASSKPQVSVPSAAGPAGTKRSFFHIAARHWLPPLIWTALILWASGDQLGTETTSPWVQWLLTTLFGTVSAAKVDLIHRALRKLGHVVAYALLSWLALRAARATAHEHSGNPARWKWRWAALALGLVLFTSSSDELLQSYSKERTGTYRDVALDCFGAILAQGVLLVAARRKR, from the coding sequence ATCGCCTCGAGTAAGCCCCAGGTCAGCGTACCGTCCGCCGCCGGCCCCGCCGGGACGAAACGGTCCTTTTTTCACATCGCCGCACGCCACTGGCTGCCGCCCCTCATCTGGACGGCGCTCATCCTGTGGGCCTCCGGCGATCAACTCGGCACCGAAACCACCTCACCCTGGGTGCAGTGGCTGCTCACCACGCTGTTCGGGACGGTCAGCGCCGCCAAGGTGGACCTGATCCACAGGGCGCTGCGCAAGCTCGGTCATGTAGTCGCCTACGCGCTGCTGAGCTGGCTGGCGCTGCGCGCGGCGCGCGCCACCGCGCACGAGCACAGCGGAAACCCGGCGCGCTGGAAGTGGCGCTGGGCCGCATTGGCGCTCGGCCTGGTGTTGTTCACTTCTTCGTCCGATGAACTGCTGCAGAGCTACAGCAAGGAGCGGACCGGGACGTATCGCGACGTGGCACTGGATTGCTTCGGCGCCATCCTGGCGCAGGGAGTGCTGCTGGTTGCGGCCAGGCGGAAAAGATAG
- the map gene encoding type I methionyl aminopeptidase, giving the protein MPIVRKSPTELEKMRQSGRVLRQVLDEVSAMVRPGITTMDLERLAEKRIKELGAKPAFKGYHDYPCVLCTSVNDEIIHGIPSEKRVLKAGDIASIDCGVVLDGYYSDAAVTVPVGNSLQPELKKLLEVTEASLYRAIEQMRVGNTVGDVGAAVQELVEANGFSVVREFVGHGIGTHMHEEPQVPNYGSRGYGARLEEGMVLAIEPMVTAGRPDTRVLDDNWTAVTKDGSYSAHFEHCVAVTRNGPMILTQ; this is encoded by the coding sequence ATGCCGATCGTGCGTAAATCGCCGACTGAGCTGGAGAAGATGCGGCAGAGCGGTCGTGTCCTCCGTCAGGTGCTCGATGAAGTCAGCGCCATGGTCCGGCCCGGCATCACCACCATGGATCTGGAGCGCCTTGCCGAGAAGCGGATCAAGGAGCTGGGGGCCAAACCGGCCTTCAAGGGCTATCACGATTATCCCTGCGTGCTGTGCACCTCGGTGAACGACGAGATCATCCACGGCATCCCTTCGGAGAAGCGGGTACTCAAGGCAGGCGACATCGCTTCCATCGACTGCGGTGTGGTGCTCGACGGCTATTACAGCGACGCTGCCGTCACCGTGCCCGTGGGTAACAGCCTGCAGCCGGAGCTGAAGAAGCTGCTCGAGGTTACGGAAGCGTCGCTCTATCGCGCCATCGAGCAGATGCGCGTGGGTAATACCGTGGGCGATGTCGGCGCCGCGGTGCAGGAACTGGTGGAAGCCAATGGTTTTAGCGTCGTACGCGAGTTCGTCGGCCACGGCATCGGCACCCACATGCACGAGGAGCCGCAGGTGCCCAACTACGGTTCGCGCGGCTACGGCGCTCGCCTGGAGGAGGGCATGGTGCTCGCCATCGAGCCCATGGTCACCGCCGGCCGGCCCGATACACGCGTGCTGGACGATAACTGGACCGCCGTGACCAAGGACGGCAGCTACAGCGCTCACTTCGAGCACTGCGTTGCCGTTACCAGGAACGGCCCCATGATTCTGACGCAGTAG
- the rpsK gene encoding 30S ribosomal protein S11, giving the protein MAKTPAAPAGGAAPAAPEKEKKGKRKQFKKKERKNVPYGLVHIQATFNNTIVTITDPDGRVISWKSSGSMGFRGSRKGTPFAAQQAAMNAANASREHGLRTVDVRVSGPGSGRESAVRALAAAGLEVRSIRDVTPIPHNGCRPPKRRRV; this is encoded by the coding sequence ATGGCCAAGACACCTGCTGCACCTGCCGGTGGCGCTGCCCCGGCGGCCCCGGAAAAGGAAAAGAAGGGCAAGCGCAAGCAGTTCAAGAAGAAGGAGCGCAAGAACGTGCCCTACGGGCTGGTCCACATCCAGGCGACCTTCAACAACACCATCGTGACCATCACCGATCCCGATGGCCGCGTCATCTCCTGGAAGAGCTCCGGCTCCATGGGTTTCCGCGGCTCGCGCAAGGGCACTCCCTTTGCCGCCCAGCAGGCGGCCATGAACGCCGCCAACGCCAGCCGCGAGCATGGTTTGCGCACCGTCGATGTGCGCGTCAGCGGGCCGGGTTCCGGACGTGAAAGCGCCGTCCGCGCCCTGGCCGCCGCCGGGCTGGAAGTGCGTAGTATTCGCGACGTCACTCCCATTCCCCACAACGGCTGCCGTCCGCCCAAGCGCCGAAGGGTTTGA
- the infA gene encoding translation initiation factor IF-1, translating to MGKEDAIEVMATVLESLPNALFRVELENKHQVLAHVSGKMRKNFIRILPGDKVAVELSPYDLTRGRIVYRYK from the coding sequence ATGGGAAAAGAAGACGCGATTGAGGTCATGGCCACGGTGCTGGAATCCTTGCCCAACGCCCTGTTCCGCGTGGAGCTGGAGAACAAGCATCAGGTATTGGCCCACGTCTCCGGCAAGATGCGTAAGAACTTCATCCGCATCCTTCCCGGCGACAAGGTCGCGGTCGAGCTTTCCCCGTACGACCTCACGCGCGGTCGCATCGTGTATCGCTATAAGTAG
- a CDS encoding adenylate kinase, which produces MSDTKTRPIGPVILLGAPGAGKGTQAKIIAENYAIPQLSTGDLLRDNVARGTDLGKQAKSIMDGGGLVPDELVCNMVAERLKQPDCDRGFILDGFPRTVGQAEWLDKLLTGDFFPASRPSRRPPIVINVAVGYNQLMQRLTGRRTCSSSGHIYNIYFQPPRVADICDVDGSKLVIRKDDREEVIRERLKAYEKQTLPLTDYYRGKGRLREVNGDQAADKVTGETLGVLEHADRA; this is translated from the coding sequence ATGAGCGATACCAAGACCCGGCCCATCGGCCCTGTCATCCTGCTGGGCGCCCCGGGCGCCGGCAAGGGTACGCAGGCCAAGATCATCGCCGAGAACTACGCCATTCCCCAGCTCTCCACCGGCGACCTGCTGCGCGACAACGTTGCCCGCGGCACCGACCTGGGCAAGCAGGCTAAATCCATCATGGATGGTGGCGGCCTCGTCCCCGATGAGCTGGTTTGCAACATGGTGGCCGAGCGCCTCAAGCAGCCCGACTGCGACCGCGGCTTCATCCTCGACGGTTTTCCCCGCACCGTCGGCCAGGCCGAGTGGCTCGACAAGCTGCTCACCGGGGATTTCTTCCCCGCCTCCCGGCCCAGCCGCCGCCCGCCCATTGTGATCAACGTCGCCGTGGGATATAATCAATTGATGCAACGGCTTACGGGCCGTCGCACCTGTTCCTCCAGCGGGCACATCTATAACATTTACTTTCAGCCCCCGCGTGTTGCAGACATCTGCGATGTGGACGGTTCCAAGCTGGTCATCCGCAAGGACGACCGCGAAGAAGTGATTCGGGAACGCCTCAAGGCCTACGAGAAGCAGACCTTGCCCTTGACCGATTATTACCGCGGCAAGGGACGCCTGCGCGAGGTCAACGGCGATCAGGCGGCGGACAAGGTTACCGGAGAGACTCTGGGAGTGTTGGAGCATGCCGATCGTGCGTAA
- the rpsD gene encoding 30S ribosomal protein S4 has product MARYTGAVCRLCRREGMKLFLKGAKCFSEKCPVEKRNFAPGQHGKDRRAKIVGYGLQLREKQKTKRIYFTLEKQFRNYFEKAARKPGVTGEMLLQQLERRLDNVVFRLGFAQSRRQARQLVRHGHIAVNGRKVNIPSFQVAVGDQVEVREASRQMPVIAQAVEFTSHQPATAWLELDRAALKGRVLALPKREDINLPVNEQLIVELYSK; this is encoded by the coding sequence TTGGCACGTTACACAGGCGCGGTCTGCCGTCTCTGTCGCCGCGAAGGCATGAAGCTTTTCCTCAAGGGCGCGAAGTGTTTTTCCGAAAAGTGCCCCGTGGAAAAGCGCAACTTCGCCCCCGGCCAGCACGGCAAGGACCGCCGCGCAAAGATCGTCGGCTACGGTCTGCAACTCCGCGAGAAGCAGAAGACCAAGCGCATCTACTTCACTCTGGAGAAGCAGTTCCGCAACTACTTCGAAAAGGCGGCGCGCAAGCCCGGCGTCACCGGCGAAATGCTGCTCCAGCAGCTCGAGCGCCGTCTCGACAACGTGGTCTTCCGCCTGGGCTTTGCCCAGTCCCGGCGTCAGGCGCGCCAGTTGGTGCGTCACGGCCACATCGCCGTCAACGGGCGCAAGGTCAACATTCCCTCCTTCCAGGTCGCCGTGGGCGACCAGGTGGAGGTGCGGGAGGCCAGCCGCCAGATGCCCGTGATCGCGCAGGCCGTCGAGTTCACCAGCCACCAGCCCGCTACCGCGTGGCTGGAGCTGGACCGCGCCGCGCTCAAGGGACGCGTGCTGGCTCTGCCCAAGCGCGAAGACATCAACCTGCCCGTCAACGAGCAGCTCATCGTCGAGCTGTATTCGAAGTAA
- a CDS encoding MFS transporter, protein MPADPRAGRNVRVFGATSFLNDTATEMSYWVLPAFLSTLGAGPAQLGIIEGIAESVASFSKLFSGYLTDRLPRRKPLVVAGYAVANVAKPLLAVATAWWHVFVVRFADRTAKGVRGAPRDVMLAESVPRERLGASFGLLQAMDSAGAIAGPLLALFILSRYGLRAVFWAAAIPGLLSIAVVALGARETGAARASSAAAVPSPGAESPANPAALPSSFYWMLAAITLFSLGNSSDMFLILRAQQVGIAPVYAPLLGLVFNVVYTAASWPAGHLSDRVSRRALAAGGYLVFAVVYVVFAAAPSRRLLWVMMGGYGLYYALTSPVLRALVAETIAPEARGRAFGIFYFATSIATLLASLITGFLWDRFGAALPFYLSAALAVVAATMLVIGKRET, encoded by the coding sequence ATGCCTGCCGACCCGCGCGCGGGGCGCAACGTCCGCGTCTTTGGCGCCACCTCGTTCCTTAACGACACCGCCACCGAAATGTCGTACTGGGTGCTGCCGGCGTTCCTTTCCACGCTGGGTGCGGGACCCGCGCAACTGGGCATCATCGAAGGCATTGCCGAGAGCGTAGCCTCGTTCTCCAAGCTTTTTTCCGGCTATCTCACCGATCGTCTCCCGCGGCGCAAGCCGTTGGTAGTGGCCGGATATGCCGTGGCCAACGTAGCCAAGCCGTTGCTTGCGGTCGCCACCGCCTGGTGGCACGTGTTCGTGGTTCGTTTCGCCGACCGCACGGCCAAGGGCGTGCGCGGCGCGCCGCGCGACGTCATGCTGGCCGAATCGGTCCCGCGGGAGCGCCTGGGCGCAAGCTTCGGCCTGCTGCAGGCCATGGATTCTGCCGGAGCCATTGCCGGGCCTTTGCTCGCCCTCTTCATCCTTTCCCGCTACGGCCTTCGGGCCGTGTTCTGGGCCGCTGCCATTCCGGGGCTGTTGAGCATTGCGGTGGTGGCGTTGGGCGCGCGCGAAACCGGCGCCGCTCGCGCCTCTTCTGCTGCCGCGGTGCCTTCACCCGGCGCCGAATCGCCCGCGAATCCTGCAGCGTTGCCCTCTAGCTTCTACTGGATGCTGGCTGCGATCACGCTGTTCTCACTCGGTAATTCCAGCGACATGTTTCTCATCCTGCGCGCGCAGCAGGTGGGCATCGCGCCGGTTTACGCGCCCTTGCTGGGACTGGTCTTCAACGTGGTGTACACGGCCGCTTCCTGGCCCGCGGGCCATCTGAGTGACCGCGTCTCGCGGCGCGCGCTGGCCGCAGGCGGCTACCTCGTGTTCGCTGTAGTCTACGTCGTCTTCGCCGCCGCGCCCTCGCGCCGCCTGCTCTGGGTCATGATGGGCGGCTACGGGCTCTACTACGCGCTCACCAGCCCGGTGTTGCGTGCCCTGGTGGCGGAGACCATCGCGCCGGAGGCGCGTGGCCGCGCCTTCGGCATCTTCTATTTCGCCACCAGCATCGCCACGCTGCTGGCCAGCCTGATCACCGGTTTCCTCTGGGACCGCTTCGGCGCTGCGCTGCCCTTCTATCTTTCCGCTGCACTCGCCGTGGTCGCGGCAACCATGCTGGTGATCGGGAAACGGGAAACGTGA